A genomic segment from Pirellulales bacterium encodes:
- a CDS encoding LysR family transcriptional regulator yields the protein MHLKSLKVFCDVVGRRSFSRAAEENGISQSGASQVVNQLERHLGTKLIDRSKRPFSLTPEGEIYYSGCRKIVERYFALEDRVRTLHDEVAGRVRVASIYSVGLHHMDRYLHQFLSQYPKANVRLEYLHPHKVYEAVENDQADLGLVSYPKPSRTVKAIGWRQEPMVLVCAPSHRLAKRPQVSLEEVAGEPIIGFDVDLTIRREIDRVLLEHRADVNVVMEFDNIETIKRAVEIGAGVSLLPAPTVVREVETGTLAAVPLSTNELVRPLGIIHRRGKDLGVTVRKFIELLRGEGHLFGAHPQSTLRNGEGDAEFTAAGNGSAMHGTAGSNQHDHLTAGGATLAAHSAAAN from the coding sequence ATGCACCTTAAGTCGCTGAAAGTGTTTTGCGATGTTGTCGGGCGGCGCAGTTTTTCTCGCGCTGCGGAGGAGAACGGTATCTCGCAATCCGGCGCCAGCCAGGTGGTGAACCAGCTCGAGCGGCACTTAGGCACAAAGTTGATTGATCGATCGAAGCGGCCGTTTTCGCTCACGCCAGAAGGGGAAATCTATTACAGCGGCTGCCGCAAAATTGTGGAGCGTTATTTCGCGTTGGAAGATCGCGTGCGCACCTTGCACGATGAAGTGGCGGGTCGAGTGCGCGTGGCTTCGATTTATTCCGTCGGATTGCATCACATGGACCGGTACCTGCACCAGTTTCTTAGTCAGTATCCCAAGGCGAATGTGCGATTGGAGTATTTGCATCCGCACAAAGTTTACGAAGCGGTCGAAAACGATCAGGCCGACCTGGGACTGGTAAGCTATCCCAAACCATCACGGACCGTCAAAGCCATCGGCTGGCGGCAGGAACCGATGGTATTGGTGTGCGCGCCGAGCCATCGCTTGGCCAAACGGCCGCAGGTGTCGCTGGAAGAAGTGGCGGGTGAACCCATTATTGGCTTTGACGTTGATTTAACGATCCGGCGCGAAATTGACCGCGTGCTGCTGGAACATCGCGCCGACGTGAACGTGGTCATGGAATTCGACAACATCGAAACGATTAAACGGGCCGTTGAGATTGGCGCCGGCGTTAGTTTGTTGCCGGCGCCGACAGTGGTGCGTGAAGTGGAGACAGGCACTTTGGCCGCTGTGCCGCTTTCAACCAACGAATTAGTACGGCCGTTGGGAATTATTCATCGTCGTGGTAAGGATTTGGGAGTGACCGTGCGCAAGTTTATCGAACTGCTGCGGGGCGAAGGCCATTTGTTTGGCGCGCATCCTCAATCGACTCTTCGAAATGGCGAAGGCGATGCGGAGTTTACTGCCGCTGGAAATGGCTCGGCCATGCATGGGACAGCGGGAAGCAATCAACACGATCATTTGACGGCCGGGGGAGCAACGCTGGCTGCGCATTCTGCGGCAGCCAATTAA
- the glnA gene encoding type I glutamate--ammonia ligase, with amino-acid sequence MKPKEVLALCREKDVKAVDLRFMDFPGLWQHFTVPVNKLDEDVFENGLGFDGSSIRGWQAINESDMLVVPQPETAFIDPFTTIPTLVMVCNIQDPITREDYSRDPRNVARKAVNYLKSTGIADTCFIGPEAEFFIFDDVRYDFNQHEGYYHVDSSEGEWNRGRDEKPNLGYKIRYKEGYFPVPPADALMNIRNEMMQTMIDCGIDIEAQHHEVATAGQSEIDMRFHDLVRMGDQVMIYKYIIKNVAKKYNKTVTFMPKPLFADNGSGMHTHISLWKGGNPLFAGSGYAGLSEMAMFAIGGLLKHAPSILAFSNPTTNSYKRLVPGYEAPVNLAYSQRNRSASCRIPMYSPSPKAKRVEFRCPDPSCNPYLAFSAMLMAVIDGIQNKLNPGQPLDKDIYDLSPEELAEVPKTPGSLEESLSALQHDHAFLLRGDVFTKDVIDTWISYKMKNEVDAMRLRPHPYEFCLYYDM; translated from the coding sequence GTGAAGCCAAAAGAAGTGTTGGCGTTGTGCCGCGAAAAGGATGTCAAGGCGGTGGACCTAAGGTTCATGGACTTCCCGGGCCTGTGGCAGCACTTCACCGTGCCGGTCAACAAGCTGGATGAAGATGTATTTGAAAACGGGCTAGGCTTCGATGGCTCCAGCATCCGCGGCTGGCAGGCGATTAACGAAAGCGACATGCTTGTCGTGCCCCAGCCGGAAACGGCGTTTATCGACCCGTTCACCACCATTCCCACGCTGGTGATGGTGTGCAACATTCAAGACCCGATTACCCGGGAAGATTACTCCCGCGATCCGCGCAATGTGGCCCGCAAGGCTGTGAATTATTTGAAGAGCACGGGCATTGCCGACACGTGCTTTATCGGTCCGGAAGCGGAATTTTTCATTTTCGACGACGTGCGGTACGACTTTAACCAACACGAAGGTTACTACCACGTCGACAGCAGCGAAGGCGAATGGAACCGGGGCCGCGATGAAAAGCCGAACTTGGGCTACAAAATTCGCTACAAGGAAGGTTACTTCCCTGTGCCGCCGGCCGATGCGCTAATGAACATCCGCAACGAAATGATGCAAACGATGATCGATTGCGGCATCGACATTGAAGCGCAGCACCACGAAGTGGCCACGGCCGGTCAAAGCGAAATTGACATGCGCTTCCACGATTTGGTGCGTATGGGCGACCAAGTGATGATTTATAAATACATCATCAAGAATGTGGCCAAGAAGTACAACAAAACCGTCACCTTCATGCCCAAGCCGCTGTTTGCCGATAACGGCTCCGGCATGCACACGCATATTTCGTTGTGGAAGGGTGGCAATCCATTGTTCGCCGGCAGCGGCTACGCCGGCCTGAGCGAAATGGCCATGTTCGCCATCGGCGGCTTGCTGAAGCATGCGCCTTCGATCTTGGCGTTTTCCAACCCCACCACCAACAGCTACAAGCGATTGGTGCCAGGTTATGAAGCGCCGGTGAATTTGGCTTATTCGCAACGGAACCGTTCGGCCTCCTGCCGCATTCCGATGTACAGCCCCAGCCCGAAAGCCAAGCGCGTGGAGTTCCGCTGCCCCGATCCGTCCTGCAACCCCTACTTGGCGTTTTCCGCCATGTTAATGGCTGTCATCGACGGCATTCAGAACAAACTGAATCCGGGCCAGCCGCTGGACAAAGATATTTACGATCTTTCGCCGGAAGAATTGGCCGAAGTGCCCAAGACACCGGGCAGTTTGGAAGAATCGCTGAGCGCCTTGCAGCACGACCATGCCTTCCTGCTGCGTGGCGACGTGTTCACCAAGGACGTGATCGACACGTGGATTTCGTACAAAATGAAAAACGAGGTCGACGCCATGCGGCTGCGGCCCCATCCGTACGAATTTTGCCTGTACTACGATATGTGA
- a CDS encoding glutamine synthetase III, giving the protein MSTFSPTLSNGSSSAAAAGGSAPATTHAATRMAAINAVTTWRPISQPLNFAETPAQKIFGQNIFSRTEMKSRLPKPIYKSLINTIESGEKLDPTVAEIVAVAMKDWAIERGATAYAHVFFPLTGLTAEKHDSFITPDGEGGAVAEFSGKALIQGEPDGSSFPSGGIRATFEARVTPFGT; this is encoded by the coding sequence GTGAGTACCTTCTCCCCCACACTTTCCAACGGCAGTAGCTCTGCCGCTGCGGCCGGCGGATCCGCGCCCGCAACCACCCATGCCGCGACCCGCATGGCGGCCATTAATGCCGTCACCACCTGGCGGCCCATTTCGCAACCGCTGAATTTTGCCGAAACGCCGGCCCAAAAGATTTTCGGCCAAAACATTTTCAGCCGGACAGAAATGAAATCGCGCTTGCCCAAGCCGATTTACAAATCGCTCATTAACACCATTGAGTCGGGCGAAAAGCTCGATCCCACGGTCGCCGAAATCGTGGCCGTGGCCATGAAAGATTGGGCCATCGAGCGGGGCGCTACGGCCTATGCGCACGTCTTTTTTCCGCTCACAGGTCTCACCGCCGAAAAGCATGACAGCTTCATCACTCCCGATGGAGAGGGCGGCGCCGTCGCCGAATTCAGCGGCAAGGCCTTGATTCAAGGCGAGCCCGATGGTTCCAGCTTTCCCAGCGGCGGCATTCGGGCCACGTTTGAAGCCCGCGTTACACCATTTGGGACGTGA
- a CDS encoding PEP-CTERM sorting domain-containing protein — MRIARITLQGILWAALCVLTINQAQAGNTYNESTSTDLSNNQAAPTSFSLTSGTNPVIGNVGAAVGDMQDWIAVSVPSGFQLSSLILHSYISNDVQGFTGFQAGSAFSGNPQTAPSAYEGYTHFGTAAQNGVLAAVNLVGQDLLPVMANPADAPGSQGFTPPLAAGTYTFLVQQSGASTSYEFDFGVTAVPEPASLGLMGLAGAALLAVAFRRRKQ; from the coding sequence ATGCGCATCGCCAGAATCACGTTGCAGGGAATTCTTTGGGCAGCCCTTTGTGTTTTGACCATTAACCAAGCACAAGCGGGAAACACTTACAACGAATCGACCAGCACCGATCTGTCAAATAATCAAGCAGCGCCCACTTCATTTTCACTTACCTCTGGCACGAACCCGGTCATCGGGAACGTGGGCGCGGCGGTAGGAGATATGCAAGATTGGATTGCGGTCTCCGTACCTAGCGGATTTCAGTTGAGCTCGCTGATTTTGCACTCGTATATTTCAAACGATGTGCAGGGATTTACGGGGTTCCAAGCCGGTTCGGCGTTTTCGGGAAATCCTCAAACCGCTCCCAGCGCCTACGAAGGCTATACCCATTTTGGCACCGCAGCTCAAAATGGAGTTCTCGCGGCGGTTAATTTGGTGGGACAAGATCTGTTGCCAGTGATGGCAAATCCAGCCGATGCACCGGGCTCGCAGGGTTTCACGCCGCCATTGGCCGCGGGAACTTACACTTTTTTGGTTCAGCAGTCGGGCGCTTCGACGAGCTATGAATTTGATTTCGGTGTTACCGCGGTTCCCGAACCGGCTTCCCTGGGCCTGATGGGCTTGGCCGGTGCGGCTTTGCTGGCCGTTGCTTTTCGACGCCGCAAACAATAA
- the gltB gene encoding glutamate synthase large subunit, protein MQSQFPYDPRRCEGLYDPAFEHDACGVGFVVNMHGEKSHQIVRQGLEILVNLTHRGACGCDPLTGDGAGILVQMPHDFFQAKLQEQGIQLPALGSYGIGNVFLPPDEKERRFCEERLEAICADEGQNFLGWREVPVNNAGIGRTAREVEPLIRQAIIARGDNTPADLFEWKLYVIRKRHELEIRAAKDLQQKKCCYTCTLSSRVIVYKGLLLADQVEYFYEDLHDERMVSALALVHQRYSTNTFPTWDLAHPFRYLAHNGEINTLRGNVNWMYARESMLNHPVYGPDLKKICPICVPGASDSAIFDNVLELLVLTGRSLAQAMSMLIPEPWSGHESMPDELKAYYEYQACLMEPWDGPASMAFTDGTVIGATLDRNGLRPSRYWVMKNGLVVMASEAGVLALPQDQVEYKGRLRPGRMFLVDTTQGRIIRDDEIKTGLAARHPYRQWINENQIKLDDLPDIAGVNGHLDEPLVKLQRAFGYTLEDLRIIMGPMGTDGYEPVGSMGNDTPLAVLSERPQLLFNYFKQLFAQVTNPPLDAIREEIITSMITTIGSEGNLLDETPEQCRLLRMETPVITNGEVAKIKELNAPGLRSRTLSILFPRSSGAAGLEQRLKQLRVEASQAIEEGVAILVLSDRGVNHENVAIPALLAVSNVHHHLLREGTRTRCGLVIETGEAREVHHFALLTAYGAGAVNPYLALATLDDMLAQHYLPENLTHKQLHKNYVKAAVKGVLKVMSKMGISTQQSYRGAQIFEAVGLNSNFVNEYFTWTPSRIQGVGLSEIADEALHRHEYAYPRTDVPELLDLDVGGQYQWRRKGEAHIMNPEVVSKLQQASRINSRVEFKQFCKLIDEQQTRLLTLRGLLEFRKNTAPVPLDEVESAKEIVKRFATGAMSYGSISKEAHETLAIAMNRIGGKSNTGEGGEDAARYVPDANGDLRSSAIKQVASGRFGVTSEYLNSAKELQIKMAQGAKPGEGGQLPGHKVDKEIARIRHSTPGVGLISPPPHHDIYSIEDLAQLIHDLKNANRRARISVKLVAEVGVGTVAAGVAKGKSDVVLISGHDGGTGASPQTSIKHAGLPWELGLAETHQVLVKNDLRGRIIVQTDGMIRTAKDVAIAAMLGAEEWGIATGALVTIGCIMMRKCHLNTCPVGVATQDPELRKKFNGKPEYVVNFFFLLAEELRELMAQLGFRTINEMVGRVDILDTRKAIAHWKAKGLDFSSILYKPDVPAHIKTYCAEAQEHGLDESLDVTKILDLCRPALEHQTPVTVELPIRNINRTVGTILSSEVTQKYGAHGFDKEDTIQLNFKGSAGQSLLAFGVHGVTVRVEGDVNDYCGKGLSGGRIIVYPPREASFAAEKNIVAGNVVLYGATSGELYLRGVAGERFCVRNSGAHAVVEGVGDHGCEYMTGGRAIILGETGRNFSAGMSGGIAYVLDETGRFPKLVNQEMVELEALSDDDREYIGKKLAQHVHYTGSMVGRRVLEKWDDMIGKFVKVMPIDYKRALGEMAKAHLPTSAEAETAPKAVVNV, encoded by the coding sequence ATGCAATCTCAATTTCCATACGATCCGCGCCGGTGCGAAGGCTTGTACGACCCGGCTTTTGAGCATGATGCCTGCGGTGTCGGCTTCGTCGTCAATATGCACGGCGAAAAAAGCCATCAAATTGTGCGGCAAGGGTTGGAAATCCTGGTGAACCTTACGCATCGCGGAGCATGTGGATGCGATCCGCTTACCGGCGACGGTGCAGGCATTCTCGTGCAAATGCCGCACGACTTTTTCCAGGCGAAACTGCAGGAGCAAGGAATTCAATTGCCTGCGCTGGGCAGCTATGGCATTGGCAATGTGTTTTTGCCGCCCGACGAAAAGGAACGCCGATTTTGCGAGGAGCGCCTGGAAGCCATTTGCGCCGACGAAGGACAAAACTTCTTGGGTTGGCGCGAAGTGCCGGTCAACAATGCCGGCATCGGCCGCACGGCGCGCGAAGTGGAGCCGCTCATTCGACAAGCGATTATCGCCCGGGGGGACAACACGCCGGCCGATTTATTCGAATGGAAACTATACGTCATCCGCAAACGGCACGAATTAGAAATTCGGGCCGCAAAAGACTTGCAGCAAAAAAAGTGTTGCTATACCTGCACGCTTTCGTCGCGGGTGATCGTTTACAAAGGATTGTTGCTCGCCGATCAAGTGGAGTATTTCTACGAAGATTTGCATGATGAACGCATGGTTTCGGCGTTGGCCCTGGTACATCAACGGTACAGCACGAATACTTTCCCGACGTGGGATTTGGCTCATCCGTTCCGTTACCTGGCCCACAACGGCGAAATCAACACGCTGCGCGGCAACGTCAACTGGATGTACGCGCGCGAAAGCATGCTTAACCATCCCGTGTATGGGCCCGATCTCAAGAAAATTTGCCCGATTTGTGTCCCTGGGGCGAGCGACTCCGCCATTTTCGACAACGTGTTGGAATTGCTGGTGCTTACGGGCCGGTCTCTGGCGCAGGCCATGTCGATGCTGATTCCGGAGCCATGGAGCGGACACGAAAGCATGCCGGACGAGTTGAAGGCCTACTACGAATATCAAGCTTGCCTGATGGAACCCTGGGACGGCCCGGCATCGATGGCATTTACCGATGGCACCGTGATCGGTGCGACTCTAGACCGCAACGGTTTGCGTCCTAGCCGATATTGGGTGATGAAAAACGGTCTGGTGGTAATGGCTTCCGAAGCCGGTGTGCTGGCCTTGCCGCAAGACCAAGTGGAATACAAAGGCCGCTTGCGACCGGGGCGCATGTTCCTGGTCGATACCACGCAAGGCCGCATTATTCGCGACGACGAAATTAAAACCGGCCTGGCTGCGCGGCATCCGTATCGGCAATGGATCAACGAAAACCAAATCAAGCTGGACGATTTGCCCGATATTGCCGGTGTCAACGGCCACTTGGACGAACCGTTGGTGAAGTTGCAGCGGGCGTTTGGCTACACGCTGGAAGATTTGCGAATCATTATGGGGCCGATGGGGACCGATGGTTACGAGCCCGTCGGATCAATGGGCAACGACACGCCGCTGGCGGTGCTTTCCGAGCGGCCGCAGTTGTTATTCAACTACTTCAAGCAACTGTTTGCCCAGGTAACCAATCCGCCGCTCGACGCGATTCGAGAAGAAATCATCACGTCGATGATTACCACGATTGGCTCCGAAGGAAATTTGCTCGACGAAACTCCGGAACAATGCCGTCTACTGCGGATGGAAACGCCGGTGATTACCAACGGCGAAGTGGCCAAAATTAAAGAACTGAACGCGCCGGGTTTGCGCAGCCGAACACTTTCGATATTGTTCCCGCGCAGCTCGGGCGCGGCAGGTCTGGAGCAGCGCTTGAAGCAGTTGCGCGTCGAAGCTAGCCAGGCAATTGAAGAAGGCGTGGCGATCCTTGTTTTGTCCGATCGCGGCGTAAATCACGAAAACGTGGCCATTCCCGCGTTGCTGGCCGTGAGCAACGTGCATCACCATTTGCTGCGTGAAGGAACGCGCACCCGATGTGGCCTGGTGATCGAAACCGGCGAAGCTCGCGAGGTGCATCATTTTGCGTTGCTCACAGCTTACGGTGCGGGAGCGGTCAATCCCTATTTAGCCTTGGCCACGCTCGACGATATGCTGGCCCAGCACTACTTGCCAGAAAATCTCACCCACAAACAGTTACACAAAAATTATGTGAAGGCGGCAGTCAAAGGCGTCCTGAAAGTAATGTCGAAGATGGGCATTTCCACACAACAAAGCTACCGTGGGGCCCAAATTTTTGAAGCCGTCGGGCTGAATTCGAATTTCGTCAATGAGTATTTCACATGGACCCCCAGCCGCATTCAGGGCGTGGGCCTTTCAGAAATTGCTGACGAAGCGCTCCATCGCCACGAATACGCTTATCCCCGGACCGATGTACCCGAACTGCTCGATTTGGATGTCGGCGGCCAGTATCAGTGGCGTCGCAAAGGCGAAGCGCACATTATGAATCCCGAGGTCGTGTCGAAGCTGCAGCAGGCCTCGCGCATCAACAGCCGAGTGGAATTTAAGCAGTTCTGCAAACTGATTGACGAACAGCAAACGCGCCTGCTTACGTTGCGCGGCCTGCTGGAATTTCGCAAAAACACAGCGCCCGTGCCGCTGGATGAAGTGGAGTCGGCCAAGGAAATTGTCAAGCGATTTGCCACGGGGGCCATGTCCTACGGCTCCATATCTAAGGAAGCGCATGAGACTTTGGCCATCGCCATGAACCGCATTGGCGGCAAAAGCAACACCGGAGAAGGTGGCGAAGATGCGGCCCGCTATGTGCCCGACGCCAACGGCGATTTGCGTTCCAGCGCCATCAAGCAAGTGGCCAGCGGTCGGTTCGGCGTCACCAGTGAATACCTGAACAGCGCGAAAGAACTTCAAATCAAGATGGCGCAGGGAGCCAAGCCAGGTGAAGGGGGCCAGTTGCCCGGCCATAAAGTTGACAAAGAAATTGCCCGCATTCGGCACAGCACGCCAGGGGTGGGTTTGATTTCACCACCGCCGCACCACGATATTTACTCAATCGAAGATTTGGCGCAGCTCATCCACGATTTAAAAAACGCCAATCGCCGGGCACGAATCAGCGTGAAGCTAGTGGCCGAGGTCGGCGTGGGCACCGTCGCCGCGGGCGTGGCTAAGGGAAAATCGGACGTGGTGCTTATTTCTGGTCACGATGGCGGCACCGGCGCTAGCCCGCAAACTTCGATCAAGCACGCGGGCCTGCCGTGGGAATTGGGCCTGGCCGAGACTCATCAAGTGCTGGTGAAAAACGATTTACGCGGCCGCATTATTGTGCAAACCGACGGCATGATTCGCACGGCCAAAGACGTGGCGATTGCCGCCATGCTGGGCGCCGAAGAATGGGGTATTGCAACCGGGGCTTTGGTAACCATTGGCTGCATTATGATGCGCAAGTGCCATCTCAATACATGCCCGGTCGGTGTAGCGACACAAGACCCGGAACTTCGGAAAAAGTTCAATGGCAAGCCGGAGTATGTGGTCAATTTCTTCTTCCTGCTGGCCGAGGAATTACGCGAGCTGATGGCGCAGCTTGGCTTCCGCACTATTAACGAAATGGTGGGCCGTGTCGACATTCTCGACACGCGCAAAGCCATCGCCCATTGGAAAGCCAAAGGGTTGGATTTCTCCAGCATTTTGTACAAGCCTGACGTGCCGGCGCATATTAAAACGTATTGTGCGGAAGCTCAGGAACATGGCTTGGACGAATCGTTAGACGTAACCAAGATATTGGATTTGTGCCGGCCAGCGTTGGAGCATCAAACGCCTGTAACCGTCGAGTTGCCGATTCGGAATATCAACCGGACGGTCGGAACCATCCTTTCGAGCGAAGTCACGCAGAAATACGGCGCGCACGGGTTCGACAAGGAAGACACCATTCAGCTCAACTTCAAAGGATCGGCCGGGCAAAGCTTGCTGGCATTTGGCGTACACGGCGTAACCGTGCGCGTGGAGGGAGATGTTAACGACTATTGCGGCAAGGGACTTTCGGGCGGCAGAATTATTGTGTATCCGCCGCGGGAAGCTTCCTTTGCTGCCGAGAAAAACATTGTCGCCGGCAACGTGGTATTGTACGGCGCTACCAGTGGCGAACTGTATTTGCGGGGCGTGGCTGGCGAGCGGTTTTGCGTCCGCAACAGCGGCGCGCACGCCGTGGTGGAAGGTGTGGGCGACCATGGCTGCGAGTACATGACCGGCGGCCGCGCCATTATTTTAGGCGAAACCGGTCGTAACTTTTCCGCCGGCATGAGCGGCGGCATTGCCTATGTGCTGGATGAAACGGGTCGCTTCCCGAAACTGGTCAATCAGGAAATGGTCGAGTTGGAAGCGTTATCGGACGACGATCGGGAATACATCGGCAAAAAACTTGCCCAGCATGTGCATTACACGGGCAGCATGGTTGGACGGCGTGTACTCGAAAAATGGGATGACATGATCGGCAAGTTCGTGAAAGTGATGCCGATCGATTACAAACGTGCATTGGGGGAAATGGCCAAAGCTCATTTGCCAACTTCGGCCGAAGCCGAAACGGCGCCGAAGGCTGTGGTCAATGTGTAA
- a CDS encoding RraA family protein — MHFSPATLAALAKFDTPTISNTIELFDVVPRNRGYMDGRIRAAFSELPPMVGFAATAAFRSDAPPTTGDAYGSMDQQVTRFAELPGPAVVVFQDFDDPPVAATFGEVMCSTYRAFGSVGLITSGAGRDLEQVRALNYPVFTGGTICSHGYCHILHIGLPVRVGGLVVNQGDLLHGDLNGVTCIPLEIADQIPDVAAEFAAAEKIVLDYVRMPGSKTVAEFTARRKEFSARIGQLAERVCRKR, encoded by the coding sequence ATGCACTTTTCCCCCGCAACTTTGGCTGCCTTGGCGAAGTTCGATACGCCCACCATTAGCAACACCATCGAGTTGTTCGACGTTGTGCCGCGAAACCGCGGCTATATGGACGGACGAATTCGAGCCGCGTTTTCTGAATTGCCACCGATGGTGGGCTTTGCCGCCACGGCGGCATTTCGCAGTGATGCACCCCCGACTACCGGGGATGCTTATGGCAGCATGGACCAACAAGTCACACGGTTTGCGGAGCTGCCGGGTCCGGCCGTGGTGGTATTTCAAGACTTCGACGATCCGCCTGTTGCCGCCACGTTTGGCGAAGTCATGTGTTCCACCTATCGGGCATTCGGTTCGGTTGGGTTAATCACTTCCGGCGCCGGACGCGATTTAGAACAAGTGCGGGCTTTGAATTATCCCGTATTTACCGGGGGAACCATTTGTTCGCACGGATACTGCCATATTCTGCACATTGGGTTGCCCGTGCGAGTTGGAGGCCTCGTGGTGAACCAGGGCGATTTACTGCATGGCGATTTGAATGGCGTGACCTGCATACCGCTGGAAATTGCCGACCAAATTCCAGATGTTGCAGCCGAGTTTGCAGCCGCCGAGAAAATTGTGCTTGATTATGTTCGAATGCCCGGCTCTAAAACGGTGGCCGAATTCACCGCACGTCGAAAGGAGTTTTCGGCGCGCATTGGCCAACTAGCGGAACGTGTTTGCCGGAAACGGTAA
- a CDS encoding glutamine synthetase III gives MTSPAYILENPNGTTLCIPTAFVSWTGEALDKKTPVLRSMQALNKQAQRILKLFGHTDGAFVASTAGPEQEYFLIDRHFYFARPDLFTCGRTLFGAKPPKGQEFEDHYFGAIPERVLGFMLEVERELFKLGIPVKTRHNEVAPAQYEIAPTFETANLAADHQQLTMITMKRVAEKYGMACLTHEKPFAGVNGSGKHVNWSLGSKSQGNLLDPGETPHENAQFLVFCAAVIRAVKKFQGLLRAVVATAGNDHRLGANEAPPAIISIFLGDQLADVFKQIKAGGAKSSMKGGTLTVGVDVLPPLPKDAGDRNRTSPFAFTGNRFEFRAVGANQSIAGPLVAMNTIVAESLDWCASKLEAVTKGNPDALHSAVQSLLTEIINECESIVFNGDGYSAAWHQEAAKRGLLNMKTAVDALPILDAPEVKALFAKYNVLSERELKSRLDIYLEQYCKTVRMEAAQTFEMAKTLLFPAAIRYQNELASTCANLKLVGYEFDTDTLDKVTELVKGLQDSCGVLDKALHDHSAANLLAEAQHFCDEVLPAMTSVRKYADELEGWVADDLWPLPTYQEMLFIK, from the coding sequence GTGACCAGCCCGGCCTACATTTTGGAAAACCCTAATGGCACCACGCTGTGCATTCCGACGGCGTTTGTTTCGTGGACCGGCGAAGCACTCGACAAGAAAACGCCTGTGCTCCGTTCCATGCAAGCCTTGAATAAGCAGGCGCAGCGAATTTTGAAGTTGTTCGGTCACACCGACGGCGCATTCGTCGCTTCGACCGCCGGGCCCGAGCAAGAATACTTCCTGATCGACCGGCACTTTTATTTTGCCCGGCCCGATTTGTTCACCTGCGGCCGCACGCTGTTCGGCGCGAAGCCCCCTAAGGGCCAGGAATTTGAAGACCATTACTTCGGCGCAATTCCGGAGCGCGTGCTGGGCTTTATGCTGGAAGTGGAGCGCGAGCTGTTCAAGCTCGGCATTCCGGTGAAAACGCGGCACAACGAAGTGGCCCCGGCCCAATACGAAATTGCCCCCACGTTCGAAACCGCCAATCTGGCGGCTGATCATCAGCAACTCACGATGATCACCATGAAGCGCGTGGCCGAAAAGTACGGCATGGCCTGCTTGACCCACGAGAAGCCGTTTGCCGGCGTCAATGGCTCGGGCAAGCATGTCAACTGGTCGCTGGGGAGCAAGTCGCAAGGCAATTTGCTCGATCCGGGCGAAACGCCGCACGAGAACGCTCAGTTTTTGGTGTTTTGCGCAGCGGTTATTCGCGCCGTGAAGAAATTCCAAGGTCTGTTGCGGGCCGTGGTCGCTACTGCGGGGAATGATCACCGCTTGGGCGCCAACGAAGCCCCGCCCGCGATCATTTCGATTTTCCTCGGCGATCAATTGGCCGACGTGTTCAAGCAAATCAAGGCCGGCGGCGCGAAATCGTCGATGAAAGGCGGAACGCTGACCGTCGGTGTCGACGTGCTGCCGCCGCTGCCGAAAGACGCCGGCGACCGCAACCGCACCAGTCCGTTTGCCTTCACCGGCAACCGGTTTGAGTTCCGCGCGGTGGGCGCTAACCAATCAATTGCCGGTCCGCTGGTGGCCATGAACACCATCGTGGCCGAATCGCTCGATTGGTGTGCGAGCAAGTTGGAAGCCGTCACCAAAGGTAATCCCGACGCTTTACACAGCGCCGTGCAAAGCTTGCTCACAGAAATTATCAACGAGTGCGAATCGATCGTATTCAACGGCGATGGTTATTCCGCAGCCTGGCATCAGGAAGCGGCCAAGCGTGGATTGTTGAATATGAAAACCGCGGTCGACGCGCTGCCGATACTCGATGCGCCCGAAGTGAAAGCCCTGTTCGCCAAGTACAACGTCCTGTCGGAGCGGGAATTGAAAAGCCGCCTGGACATTTACTTGGAGCAGTATTGCAAAACGGTGCGGATGGAAGCAGCCCAAACGTTCGAAATGGCAAAAACGCTGCTCTTCCCCGCGGCCATTCGCTACCAAAACGAGCTGGCGTCGACCTGTGCCAATTTGAAGCTGGTGGGCTACGAATTCGATACCGACACGCTCGACAAAGTGACGGAACTGGTAAAAGGCTTGCAAGACAGTTGCGGAGTGCTCGACAAGGCGCTGCACGATCACAGTGCGGCCAACTTACTGGCCGAGGCCCAGCACTTCTGCGACGAAGTGTTGCCCGCCATGACCAGCGTTCGCAAATACGCTGACGAACTAGAAGGCTGGGTGGCCGACGACCTCTGGCCGCTGCCGACCTACCAGGAAATGTTGTTCATTAAGTAA